The following proteins are co-located in the Palaemon carinicauda isolate YSFRI2023 chromosome 30, ASM3689809v2, whole genome shotgun sequence genome:
- the LOC137623002 gene encoding cuticle protein 7-like: MIGKVILLLGLMAISSSADKRPQTYSYNPPQVSREYSDESTEAKYDFDWAVKDEYSGNDFGHQESRDGDHTQGSYYVQLPDGRLQTVTYYVDGDSGYVADVQYQGEARYPDSVESREYSAPRPSYSAPQPSYSAPRPTYSAPDSEESRESGRPIYG, translated from the exons ATGATTGGAAAG gtcatccttctctTGGGCCTCATGGCCATCTCATCCTCAGCCGACAAGCGACCACAGACTTACTCCTACAACCCTCCCCAG GTTTCTCGTGAATATTCGGACGAATCAACCGAAGCCAAGTACGACTTCGACTGGGCTGTCAAGGATGAATATTCAGGCAACGACTTCGGACACCAGGAATCACGTGACGGCGACCACACTCAAGGGTCGTACTACGTTCAGCTGCCCGATGGTCGTCTGCAGACTGTGACCTACTACGTGGATGGAGACTCAGGCTATGTGGCTGACGTGCAGTACCAGGGAGAGGCTCGTTACCCAGACTCAGTTGAATCTAGGGAATACTCAGCCCCAAGACCATCTTATTCAGCCCCACAGCCATCCTACTCAGCCCCAAGGCCTACTTATTCAGCCCCGGATTCAGAGGAGTCCAGAGAGAGCGGTCGTCCAATTTATGGTTAA